From one Nycticebus coucang isolate mNycCou1 chromosome 14, mNycCou1.pri, whole genome shotgun sequence genomic stretch:
- the P2RX3 gene encoding P2X purinoceptor 3, with protein MNCIADFFTYETTKSVVVKSWTIGIINRVVQLLIISYFVGWVFLHEKAYQVRDSAIESSVVTKVKGFGLYANRVMDVSDYVTPPQGTSVFVIITKMIVTENQMQGFCPENEEKYRCVSDSQCGPERFPGGGILTGRCVNYSSVLQTCEIQGWCPTEVDTVEMPIMMEAENFTIFIKNSIRFPLFNFEKGNLLPNLTARDMKTCRFHPDKAPFCPILRVGDVVKFAGQDFAKLARTGGVLGIKIGWVCDLDKDWDHCIPRYSFTRLDSVSEKSSVSPGYNFRFAKYYKMENGREYRTLLKAFGIRFDVLVYGNAGKFNIIPTIISSVAAFTSVGVGTVLCDIILLNFLKGADQYKAKKFEEVSETTLKGATLTNPVYPSDQTTVEKQSTDSGAYSIGH; from the exons ATGAACTGCATAGCAGATTTCTTTACCTATGAGACCACCAAGTCGGTGGTGGTGAAGAGCTGGACCATCGGAATCATCAACCGAGTCGTTCAGCTTCTGATCATCTCCTACTTTGTGGG GTGGGTGTTTTTGCACGAGAAGGCGTACCAAGTGCGGGATTCGGCCATTGAGTCCTCAGTGGTGACCAAGGTGAAGGGCTTTGGACTCTATGCCAACAGAGTCATGGATGTGTCTGATTATGTGACCCCACCCCAG GGTACATCGGTCTTTGTCATCATCACCAAGATGATTGTCACTGAAAACCAGATGCAAGGATTCTGCCCagag AATGAGGAGAAGTACCGCTGTGTGTCAGATAGCCAGTGCGGGCCAGAGCGCTTCCCAGGTGGGG GGATCCTGACTGGCCGCTGTGTGAACTACAGCTCTGTGCTCCAGACCTGTGAGATCCAGGGCTGGTGCCCCACCGAGGTGGATACAGTGGAAAT GCCCATCATGATGGAAGCTGAGAACTTCACTATTTTCATCAAGAACAGCATCCGTTTCCCCCTCTTCAACTTTGAGAA GGGCAACCTCCTGCCCAACCTGACCGCCAGGGACATGAAGACGTGCCGCTTCCACCCTGACAAGGCCCCCTTCTGCCCCATCTTGCGGGTGGGGGACGTGGTCAAGTTTGCCGGGCAGGATTTTGCCAAACTGGCCCGCACG GGCGGAGTTCTAGGCATTAAGATCGGATGGGTGTGCGATTTGGACAAGGACTGGGACCATTGCATCCCCAGGTATTCCTTCACGCGGCTCGACAGCGTTTCTGAGAAGAGCAGCGTCTCCCCGGGCTACAACTTCAG GTTTGCCAAGTACTACAAGATGGAGAACGGCAGAGAGTACCGCACACTCCTGAAGGCTTTCGGCATACGCTTCGACGTGCTGGTGTATGGGAAT GCTGGCAAGTTCAACATCATCCCCACCATCATCAGCTCCGTGGCGGCCTTTACTTCCGTGGGAGTG GGGACTGTTCTTTGTGACATCATCCTGCTCAACTTCCTCAAGGGGGCCGACCAGTACAAAGCCAAGAAGTTTGAGGAG GTGAGCGAGACGACGCTGAAGGGCGCTACCTTGACCAACCCAGTGTACCCCAGTGACCAGACCACGGTGGAAAAGCAATCCACGGATTCAGGGGCATACTCTATAGGCCACTAG
- the LOC128565146 gene encoding high mobility group protein B1-like — protein MSSYAFFVQTCREEHKKQHPDASVNFSEFSKKCSERGKTMSAKEKGQFEGMAKADKARYEREMKTYIPPKGETKKKFKDPIAPKRPPSAFFLFCSEYRPKIKGEHPGLSIGDVVKKLGEMWNNTAAEDKQPDEKKAAKLKEKYEKDIAAYRAKGKPDAAKKGVVKAENKKKKEEEDEDEG, from the coding sequence ATGTCAtcctatgcattctttgtgcaaacttgtcgggaggaacacaagaagcagcacccagatgcttcagtcaacttctcagagttttctaagaagtgctcagagagggggaagaccatgtctgctaaagagaaaggacaaTTTGAAGGTATGGCAAAGGCAGATAAGGCCCgctatgaaagagaaatgaaaacctatatacctcctaaaggggaaacaaaaaagaagttcaaggatcccattgcacccaagaggcctccttcggcctttttcttgttctgttctgagtatcgccccaaaatcaaaggagaacatcccggcctgtccattggtgatgttgtaaagaagctgggggagatgtggaataacactgctgcggaggacaagcagcctgatgaaaagaaggccgcaaagctgaaggaaaaatacgaaaaggatattgctgcataccgagcgaaaggaaagcctgatgcagcgaaaaaAGGAGTTGTCAaggctgaaaacaagaaaaagaaggaagaggaagatgaagatgaagggtag